The window TAGTTGAATTAAAAGCAATAGTAGACAGATGATAGTCAAACTAACAAGACATAAACTAATAAGTCACAATTCCAGCataatgaacacaaacacacacacacacacacacacacacacacacacacacacatgcacacgcacacacacacacgcacacacacacacacacacacacacacacacacacacacacacacacacacacacactacctaTCAAATGTTAGTCAATCTTCAAACTTTCAATCGTGTTTGCATCATCCCCTCCCGCCATTACAATTTCTCCACTGTCAGCTGAAAATCCGCCATGCCCCCACCGTTTCTTGGTCATGGGAGGAAGTGGTAGCCATCCAGCTGATCGATCATCATACAATTGCACTGCATTCGATGGAGTACTGCTGGTTGACGTCGTCATCCCTCCAGTTGCCACCAGTCTGTTACTGACTGATGTGAGTGTGGTATAGTAGTTCCTTGAAACAGCAATTGATCTCCACCTTCTGCTTCCAAGATTATAACATTCCACCACATTGCTTAGTCTTGACTGCCCAATTTCTCCTCCCCCTACAAAGACGGTGTCGCTTACAACACAAGAAGAAGCAAAAGATCGTTTTGTCGGCACATCATCAAGCACCATCCACTGACCACTTGTTAGATCAAACATACGAGCCGTGTTCACCCTCTCTCTTGATTCGGTTTCCCCACCCACCACAAAGAGACAATTTTCATGTAAAGCAACAGACACGCCAACCATCTGCATTTCTGGAGGTAGAACAGTGACAGAACGCCACTTGACATCTTCATTCGGAAAGAATCGTTCAACTTCATACTGTTTCTTCTTGTCATCTTTCACGACAACCAGACACACGTCTTCATAGCAGACAATAGTTGAAACAAAGCCATTTTCTCTGCTAACAGTGTCCCACCTATTATCTATCTCGGTATAAATGTAAACTGAACCATTGATGCCTCCTACAATCAGCTTGCCGTCTAATAGTACCATTCTGCCATATGACCATCCACCTATTGGCATTGACATATCCCACTGTTTCCACGTCGGCAAGCCCATTGCAGCAGCTTCATCAAAACTAGGAAGATCATCTGGAACATGGTGACCCATGACTTCATCCCTTGCTGAATGAGCAAGATCTGCAACAATCAATAAAAGCCAAATTAGAAAGATTAATATATTACATCATACTAGAAACCATAAACCACAATTTCATTATTTTCCATTGATGTTAAACTAATACTTATATCACCTAAATCAATTATCTaatattgtcgtgctcaaccagatcagtctggttcgtaGTGTCTCTTGCAAGCACCGGCAGCAAACCCTTACTCAGatgtgcttagaccatcatggctgtctaaacAGACGACATGACTTTATGTAGGATctgactggatccaagaagcattgctttctgtaagtgctgcaggttgtgatgacctggaataatatCCAGCTAcagtgcaatacctgcgtgcactatGCCCAACACTCCCAACACAACTGAAACAACCAGTGTCTAACACTGCCATGTGCGGGTTACATCCAACcacaagtcactgtatttccTCATCTTCTCAGCCTCTTTCCTTTCAATGttaccatcagcaggacagctaatatcaataagaaaacaagtgtttgtcttgtatTTCTGAAAAGATGTCACGACGATTGGCACCAATCTCCCTAGTAGACATGgttgtatcccacatcatagcaGTGTTCTTCCCAGAAATCTTAAAAGGCAGAGTGGAATACTCCGTGAAGTGGGCGTTACTCAATGCCACGCCCAATGGCAGTTAGAAATATTTTACAGATCAATAAAGCTCAACTGTGTCAAGCTCTAGAAATTTCGTCGTCCTTCCCTGACAGTGCGCTGGTTGCTTCTTTAGAGACAGCTGATTCATGGCACGAGAGTATTTCATGCTCTAGTAGACTTTGCAAGTAATCGTTTTACATGGGATATTAATCTAAATAGCTTAGTAGATTGTGTCTTTCGACAAAGAGATCACACCAATGACTGTGTCTCGTTTTCTGCCTCACTACAGAAGCCATGGGAGGGTAGCCATTGGCAATCTACTCCAGTCATCCTGTGCTTCATCAGCTGCCACTCATTTTCTTTCAAAAATGCAGGTATTCTTATCTTCGACAGCATTGCTCGTAAAGAGAGACTCAATAGTTCTCTGCGACGCCGACATGACATGTGCATTTCGCTGACATGCacagtatacatatataccaaCTTGCACGTAAACACCAGCTGCAAAAGCATGGTTCAGGGCTGCATGCGTGGGTGTAAAAGTGTTAGTGTTCTGCACAATTAGATGCCACCTGctgtcttagttaattaatttaataagctTAGTTTTAGATCCtcaagtcttggcatctggatgatctacttTACCTAAAAGCTTAATTGCTTAGAATAAGGCAGAGTGGCCCGCTCTGCCAAAAGATCCTAGGGAGAACACTGCATAGTAATGTAGTAGGTCTCCATAAGCCTATCaagatgatgccggtaccattaGCTCTCCACTGAAACCccaaaatgatgacaaatGTTCCAGTGCataatggaggccacctgattgtgtcaatcagtgtaggtcatcggtgccaaagcactacagcctgccacaatgtggtcaactgtttccagACTTACACTGCACAAGTGGCAAGTGAGACTGACATCTCGATGCAGAATGTTGCGGTCATAATACCAAATCTgaattcagaagagcttggtcttgagcagcaacaaccagtccctcagttgcaaaAGGAAGATTCAATAACTTAagccatctgtaggtctctttAATGTCCCTaggtggtttctcagtgagacggcgatactgacCATGCATAGGTACTTTGCTCCAGGActgcacacgaagagaactgctaCACATGCGGAAATGTTTCACACCTGTCTGAGGCGCTTGCTCAAAGACACCAACATAAAAGACACCATGCGACTTGCTGTCCTGAGAGAGAGTcccctgcagctgtgcagtaaactgacgggCCATGTGTTGGAGAGAATGAAAGGAGCTCCTTGTACAACTCTCCTGTACTGTTGCCATGAAGAGATAAGAGTCGTTACGAAGATAACAGTCCATCCTCACAAACAGGACTAATACATCGACTTGATCTGTCGTAACCCTCAACCAACCTTCATTAcaatttcattatttattatttaaatatattttaattaactactttatttaattaactacttaAGAACATATCAAAAAATTAATAGCTACATTCAAATAATAACTTTCATATTTACTACAAATTACTTAGATAAGTTAATACATTACcttcatcacgtgacacacTCTTCTGCACGTGATCAGAATTTCCCAAAATGCGTTGAACAATAAATCCCTGCCCCACGTCGGTCAAAACTTTACAAAATGCAGTAAACAAGCTGGGCTGACGCTTGGGTAAAATTTCCACCAGTAGACGGTCCACTTTTTTCTTTTGCGACGTCGACTCTTTCTCGAGCTCGTCTGCATCCTGCAGACCGAGAACGCCTGCATCGATCAGACGGCGAATAAGTGACCGATCCACCCGAAGATGTTGAACCACATAGCTCATATGTTTAGTGAGAGAGAGCCACGGGTTGCCAGGATCGGTTGCAGTGGCCATGTTACCAAATACGGGCATGCACGTAGACCCGCGTTGGCGAAATCGCCACGTGTACAAGGTCTGGCCGCGCGAGGCTTAGGGCAATGCTtcgcacaaacaacacacacggATGCGTGGTCATCTAGCTCGAAACGCTTTCCTGACCATGTTTTTCTCACTGccacacaaatacataaaaatcCATAACAGAAACGTTGAACTAGTATGCGCCCACCGGACAGACATTGCAAACATTCCACTACCTAGCGCATCACTCCAGATCAGTAAAACGGAAACGTTCAGTTCTGCCCGACGACGGCCTGCAGAGCGCGACGATAGTCTCCGCTCGTGTCGGTCTTGATCCACTGGTACAGCGTCTTGTGGTAGGCGCGCAGAAACTCTTGCTTTATCTGAACTAAATCGACCTACACAAGACAGCCATGTAAATGGTCAGCAAACACCTACATCTGAGACAAGAGCAGCACTGCCAATTTTGAAATTagataaaaatttaaaattaccttaattaattaaaattcaaGAGTCGAAAAATCGGAGCAACTCAAATTCATTTGCCTTGAAATATAATGTTAGTAAAAATAATAATGATTTATGAACAATAATTTTGTGGGAATAGCTTGACAAGTTTACGTTGTCAGTATGCCATTATCTAATTAACAATATTAGATATTGTTTCTATAGATTATTGCTTATAAATAATTGTTATATCTAATAGTGGTAttaatgtttattaatttattgaaagTAATAGATAATCTAATAATTTAGTCTATCCAATTAGACAAACTGAGTTGAGTCAGGGGTATCCACATCCACAACTAAtcaaccacacaaacacacactcattcaccacacacagacacatacacagaaacagacagagacagagacacaaacacacagacacacagacatgcacagacacacagacacacacacacacacacacacacacacacacacacacacacacacacacacacacacagacgtacTTTGCAGtaatgtataatagttccatggttgaaatatatgtattgacagacagacagacagacaaacagacacacacacaaacaaacacctcCCACTAATACTAGTTTATTGGCTAAAAAATTACCTATGCTGCCATGATATCTACAGCTGATATCGGAATCAAAGAATTGCATTGACATACTCAACTAATTGCCTCGTAAACCCAAATCAACAGTTTTGGAATCAACAACTTTCTTATCTTAACACATTTCCATTTTCCGCATTTCTTATCAAAAGCATTTGGCTGCATGGCCAACGACTTGCACCAAACAAAAGGAAATATGACAATTGTCTCGACACCTCGATTACATTACAAAAGCCGCCACAGTGCAGTAGTTgctgtgtattaattaacgaaCAGTTTTGTACTGACCTCAGCTCGAGATACAATGCATCTTATCAGAGTGGCGTCATCTGTGCCCACTCCCTTCATGCTCTTGTAGATTCGTTCGGCAAAGTATTGGGGTCTGCTACGGCTGCACTTCACTAAACAACATAAAATAGAACgtcaacagaaatacaaagtAAGCAAATGCTCAATACCGCAGCAATGTAAAGTAGAAAACAAGTAACACgaacacaaatacatacacagactaacagacagacagacagacagacagacagacagacagacagacagaatgccTGCAAAGTTTCACCATCATTGTGAGTCACATCATCAATGCACTACTTCTGATGATTGCCCGGATATAGTCATTATTGATTCAGAACTAGTTCAGATATTGCCATAGCTAGTTCATCGGTGAAGCTCAGATATTTTTCCAACATCGAGCAATGTTGATGAAGTGGCATCCAAAAAGCGAGAAAGAAAAAAATATGctaaaataaatacaaaatgaGAAGTTGCAAGAAGAAATCTATAAAATTGATTCCACTCGCTATAGGGAGCATTTTGGTAGATGGGGAGATAAAGCTAGAAactttcttcaacatctaggCAAACGATCAGGAGAAGAAGTTGGCAGACCTAACACTGGCGAGTTCATGGCTTTTTGGAGGAAGATTTTCAATACAACTGAAGAAAATTTAATGCAAAGATTATTATAAGAAACTGCCACTGCCTGAGGCTGAAGATGTGAGTGCTGAACCATTCAGCAACCAGTTTTCAGTCATTGAATATAGGATCTCAATTTTTAGTTTAGGATAGATTTCATTAGTGgttgtgttgtattttagCTTTAGATTGTGTTGTTTTGATTACCTAGTAGTTGTAAACTCAAAAAAAATTTAGATTTAGCAGCAATGTAtgatagtttgatgttggaaaatacatgatagacagacagacagacagacagacagacagacagacagacagacagacagacagacagacagacgaacagacactcACAAAACCTGCTACAACAGACGATTCTCAGACACAAATCACATTTTGCCGCATTCTTGGACTCGACCTGATTGAGGATCGAAAGTGACACCAAGCCGTTTTGCCTATTAGGCTAGGTGGCTTTGGAATGACTTCTTTGGCCACCGTGAGGCAAcctgcttttgttgcttcttGGTGACATGCAAACAGCCGAGTTACCACTTCGCTTTCCTTCTCTTATTCCTGCCATAAACATCCTTGTCATCTCACAAAGGCAAGCCTTCAGTAAAGCATTGACGCAATCCGTTCCTGTAGGAGAGACTGTTTCTTCCCTCCTTTCATCTACTGGAAAGATTCAACATCAGCTATACACATCTATTGCTAAACAACAGGCATAGCTGTTGATTAGTGAAGCCCCCACAGCTCGTGACGTTGCACGACTTCGCTCTTCAaaaggaaaaggagctggagcttGGTTAAACGCAATCCCAACATCAGAAGTGTTCGCACTTGATACACACGAATTTTGTTTGGCGAACTTCTTGAGATTGGGCTTGTCCATCCACCATTCCGATTGGATACCCACATGTAACTGTGGAGTCACCCTAGATGGCAGTGGGTATCATCTGTTGGAGCACTTTGGTCAGTGGAGCAAGAGGCGCAAAATCATCTCAACCAGCtctcatcaacagcaacatagacaactgagtgcagaaAAGACGAGTTCAAGAACTACTAGAGAAAGCGATTCTCAATTGCGATGCaacaatgcaagagtgttactgcagaagatgagcgAAGTCCAGTATAGcggtgactcagttggtgccattagtcACTCAtttagcttattgtcaactgtttgactcttagtcgtacTCAGGGAGCTCTTGGGTTCTAGTTCTCTTTGAACATGCTGATTTTAGCGTAAAAAGGCTCTAAAACCTAGTAACCTTGAATAACAAACTGAAACCAAATAACTGACTGGCTGACCAATGggaagcaaagaaaccacttATTAGCCAGCAAAATGTTTATCAGCCAGCCCCACCCTCCCCAATCCAAGAATAGGTGCAAACACGATCTATTAGACTCATCTCCTGAGATAGAGTAGCGACAAGCAATACATAACTAGTGCATTAATGAACGGGGACTGGCCACATTGTCCTCAAAAGGTCAAAGTAGTCACACTGTAAATGAGACAATTGCTTTCATGTAACATCTGCTTTTGATGTTCAAACGTGTTGATGTTTAAGCATAGTGATTTGTTATCTATGTTATATATGCTGCAACATATATGGTAACTTATGGTCCACTCTCAGTCAAGACTAGGTACATATTTCAACTCATGACTTAAGAACGGTGTGGAAAATAATGGTAGAACCTAGAACAATGTCCCTccaaatgtgttgtgtgttgtttgtccgaccaaatactgcaccagtgttgaaacgtgtttggacaaaacatccatcggtatatgtatatacgcatacagtgttctccccaaAATGGCTCAAAGGCGTGGCGGTGTAGGCGTGGCTAAATGAAACCGtacttgtgggcgtggttgcttcaaacgtgggcgtggtcatctgagtGGGATTTCCTGGCTTTGCGGTGCAGTGCTAGAGCAACAAAGGGTGCTCGTGTTTGGTCTAAAATTTCAGCTGTACAACAATTCTATGCgtggacagagtacaacacaagcaagctatcaTTAACCCCGTTTTCATTCGGGCTACTTTCTAATCTGCATGTCAAAAACCTGCGCCTCCCAATTACtccaagccaatacaaatcacaaaatcgattgtaatagctttcGTTAGTAACgtagcactagtagacaacttcgctaagcagtcggtgacaattttccatgcTGATATCGACGCTAGAGACGTGCGCAGCATATCGGCATGCTCGCCGAGATCTACAAGATTTTCGAAACTGCGAAcgtgtctacactaacctgagcaatgctttcgctaacttTGGCTTTGGGCCGATGCCATTCAAGCACGTTTTGACGTGTGTAATCAGAGTattgtcttacatcctgtGTAGGGTAACGCCTCCCAGATCGGCTTCCGTAGGTGCCAAAAacgccactagaagaacgaaaaattgagCTATCACTTCAAGAACACAATTTgacgcattgatgtactttgtcttgcaaCTTGGTATTCTCTCAACGCATCAATAACGACTGCACGGCACAAACGGCTGCTGagggcgtgactcacatacggATTGGAATATGGGCGGATACGCCATCAAATGACGTCGAATCGGATTCGAAACaacgtcataagtatattttgaACATAGCGGTCTCTATGATGTAGCttttggactttccacaacaacaaccgGCGTTCTATTCGTCTAGACGAGAACCCAAACCActggtctcccatttcttgcctaaCACATAGATAGTAAGGCGTGACAGGCGTAAGTCAAGGcgtggcggccacgtcttgagatgcctggggagaacactggcATATATGATAgcgtaaaccttgtctcttagcatgtGACAGCCTTTCTCATGGTgcaactgttaatttcatgaactcaTGTGACTCCTACCCAGCTTTATCCACAGAAAACCTCAGCTACCTTTACTGAATTCTCtgccttggaagttggttgtaagAAATTACATGCAAATGGCTGCActaggggaggcacttagttatacatgtaacatcacacaagaatgtcctacatAGGTTCAGTCTGTCGacccaaaataattccctattttgcTTACtgaagagaggcaattgcatgCGAGTTCTTTGCTCAAGGGAATTATGTCTGTGCTTTTCAAGCATAAATTCGTGACGTAAAATTCCTTAAAGTCTCTCTCTGTATACAACTTGCTCATGATTGACACACAGATtccacacatgcatgcacgcacacatgtgcagacacaaacaaacaaacaaacaaacaaacacatacatgcaatATAATAACAAAAGACTGGTAAGAACAAACCAAAACAGAAAGTTTGTGCACCCAAGAACAAAATGACAGCAGTTGAAAGTAACaaaaaaacataaacaacaatcCCAACTACAACTTACCCACAGCTTTCATTCCATCTCTCAAATCACCAGACATCTCTCTGTCCAAACTGTTCAAGATGTCACGTTGAGAAATCTAGATAATCAACAAAATATGCACTGCA of the Corticium candelabrum chromosome 2, ooCorCand1.1, whole genome shotgun sequence genome contains:
- the LOC134198548 gene encoding uncharacterized protein LOC134198548, which codes for MATATDPGNPWLSLTKHMSYVVQHLRVDRSLIRRLIDAGVLGLQDADELEKESTSQKKKVDRLLVEILPKRQPSLFTAFCKVLTDVGQGFIVQRILGNSDHVQKSVSRDEDLAHSARDEVMGHHVPDDLPSFDEAAAMGLPTWKQWDMSMPIGGWSYGRMVLLDGKLIVGGINGSVYIYTEIDNRWDTVSRENGFVSTIVCYEDVCLVVVKDDKKKQYEVERFFPNEDVKWRSVTVLPPEMQMVGVSVALHENCLFVVGGETESRERVNTARMFDLTSGQWMVLDDVPTKRSFASSCVVSDTVFVGGGEIGQSRLSNVVECYNLGSRRWRSIAVSRNYYTTLTSVSNRLVATGGMTTSTSSTPSNAVQLYDDRSAGWLPLPPMTKKRWGHGGFSADSGEIVMAGGDDANTIESLKID